The following are encoded together in the uncultured Sphaerochaeta sp. genome:
- a CDS encoding chitobiase/beta-hexosaminidase C-terminal domain-containing protein, translated as MKIRLQAIPILSLIGLSLLLMFVLLGCKKDPGNNPGDQDDVTVFSLARAPDGESSFRAGEYDDSDDKGIVSRWLADDQTDNGFTPITPDSLKVAYRYIALIPDTTVQKIGVKGMYGKGRYDAMNEWDGTALAAYKNGTMTKLPGFNTSHYPNATPTVDAMLEFSVYVDATTPVTGSEVKQGAFVIFDGSNDTSGDVTDDTLAVFDLKDDAFKVDVDELPPEGVVFTGIAYELVYYEATISGFGVIRLFYNDYLTFKAGDFVVNRANDSPDKGWQWAYLKHGDGPDSWDGSAVPDVSGGGYDDYDTDTVEEPNPQVAYNGYFPISGIGTAEDAWRTGLLPVFVNLEGTGDAWPDVTNPDPKDPFLLNADKHPESSDGACIYWSVSQGIFNTPSQDGQPVPYDHPHIEEVTDPGGFGNYNASNPIASTPIKSGGTIKNNYHASIIYYEADDHLGAEDMSFVLYSDSRRDPATVIDRTTMREMFGVYAYDSGLVSNIYNDAPMVERWKDNGYTTYFPTLLDLSMGRICVVASRREVDPTGRSQQGYVYSPPSPISPDALAMSIVEVAITLQIDIAFGYGEDCEGRSWGGGTIGGTDFEKRFMSFAPKLGLTEYGVWGTDPDGPVPSQRGFYGSRSDDHGLETNLTFRQNHFAIDVQNVAYRDVYALPPILDNPAPEEGPFAEEIHVSISTNGAGVSVYYTNDGSDPTNNSTLYTDAIPVSSNTTIKAIAFQTGKQFPSMIVEGFYEVSGAQTYSVQVEVASVPASAAGKPAFLLLFRDEELDLTRALSPVTCTQVNVDQNKVSATLKEVLGGTYYVLVVIDMDRSDSFTEGDLVYPSTVVNQVVSLHSIQVPSASVVSLSGNSYTVPARTLERSLATE; from the coding sequence ATGAAAATACGATTACAGGCCATTCCAATACTCTCACTGATAGGATTGAGCCTTCTGCTTATGTTTGTTCTGCTGGGTTGTAAGAAAGATCCTGGTAATAATCCTGGTGATCAAGATGATGTCACGGTTTTTTCTCTGGCCAGGGCTCCTGACGGTGAGTCCAGCTTCCGGGCAGGGGAATATGATGATTCAGATGATAAAGGTATTGTATCTCGCTGGTTAGCAGATGATCAGACCGACAATGGGTTTACGCCTATCACCCCAGACAGCTTGAAGGTTGCCTACCGCTATATTGCCTTGATCCCAGATACTACAGTGCAGAAGATTGGGGTAAAGGGTATGTATGGGAAAGGGCGGTATGATGCCATGAATGAATGGGATGGCACAGCTTTGGCAGCCTACAAAAACGGCACAATGACCAAGCTTCCAGGGTTCAATACATCTCATTATCCCAATGCAACACCCACTGTGGATGCCATGCTTGAATTCTCTGTGTATGTGGATGCAACCACACCAGTAACAGGAAGTGAGGTAAAACAAGGTGCCTTTGTCATTTTTGATGGGTCGAACGACACCTCTGGAGATGTTACTGATGACACCTTGGCCGTATTCGACTTGAAAGATGATGCATTCAAGGTTGATGTTGATGAACTACCCCCTGAGGGGGTGGTGTTCACCGGTATTGCCTATGAGCTTGTCTACTATGAAGCAACGATCTCGGGGTTCGGTGTGATTAGACTCTTCTACAATGACTACCTAACCTTCAAGGCAGGGGACTTTGTGGTAAACAGAGCAAATGACTCCCCGGACAAGGGATGGCAGTGGGCATATCTCAAGCATGGTGATGGCCCTGACTCCTGGGATGGGTCTGCTGTTCCAGATGTAAGCGGTGGAGGGTATGACGACTATGATACCGACACCGTGGAAGAGCCAAACCCACAAGTTGCATATAATGGTTACTTTCCAATTTCAGGAATTGGTACAGCAGAGGATGCGTGGCGTACTGGTCTCCTTCCGGTATTTGTCAATCTTGAGGGTACGGGGGATGCATGGCCTGATGTAACAAATCCAGATCCAAAAGACCCATTTCTCTTGAACGCAGACAAGCATCCTGAGTCGTCGGATGGAGCTTGCATCTACTGGTCGGTAAGCCAAGGAATTTTCAATACACCGTCGCAGGATGGGCAACCGGTTCCTTACGACCATCCCCATATTGAAGAAGTTACAGATCCTGGAGGATTCGGAAACTATAATGCATCCAATCCAATTGCAAGTACTCCGATCAAGAGTGGGGGAACCATCAAGAACAATTACCATGCAAGTATCATCTACTATGAAGCAGACGATCACCTCGGAGCAGAGGATATGTCATTCGTGCTCTATAGTGATTCCAGACGGGACCCAGCAACTGTCATTGATCGTACCACCATGCGGGAAATGTTCGGGGTCTACGCCTATGACTCTGGCCTTGTGAGCAACATCTACAACGATGCTCCAATGGTGGAGCGGTGGAAAGACAATGGATATACCACCTATTTCCCAACCTTGCTTGATCTGAGCATGGGGAGGATTTGTGTGGTTGCGAGTAGAAGGGAAGTTGATCCTACCGGAAGAAGCCAACAAGGGTATGTCTACAGCCCTCCCTCTCCTATTTCTCCTGATGCGCTTGCGATGTCCATCGTGGAGGTGGCTATCACCCTGCAAATCGATATTGCCTTTGGGTATGGTGAGGATTGTGAAGGAAGAAGCTGGGGAGGTGGTACGATAGGTGGCACTGACTTTGAGAAACGCTTCATGAGCTTCGCTCCAAAGCTTGGATTGACTGAGTATGGTGTGTGGGGGACCGATCCTGATGGTCCTGTCCCCTCCCAGAGAGGGTTCTATGGAAGCCGCTCGGATGATCATGGATTGGAGACTAATCTCACTTTCAGACAGAACCACTTTGCCATCGATGTGCAGAATGTCGCCTACCGAGATGTGTATGCACTTCCTCCTATTCTTGATAATCCTGCTCCAGAAGAGGGTCCGTTTGCCGAGGAGATACATGTAAGTATTTCTACAAACGGAGCTGGGGTGAGTGTCTACTACACCAACGACGGGAGTGATCCAACCAACAATTCAACTCTGTATACTGATGCAATTCCTGTTTCTTCCAATACCACCATCAAGGCAATTGCCTTTCAGACCGGGAAGCAGTTCCCTTCAATGATCGTGGAAGGCTTCTATGAAGTCAGTGGTGCGCAGACATACTCAGTGCAGGTTGAGGTTGCCTCAGTGCCCGCCTCTGCAGCCGGAAAACCAGCGTTTCTCTTGTTGTTCCGTGATGAGGAACTCGACCTTACCAGGGCGCTCTCGCCTGTAACCTGCACTCAGGTGAATGTAGACCAGAACAAGGTATCTGCGACACTGAAGGAAGTGTTGGGAGGAACCTACTACGTGCTTGTGGTTATTGACATGGACCGTTCGGACAGTTTTACGGAAGGGGATCTCGTCTATCCGTCCACAGTTGTAAATCAGGTGGTGAGCTTGCACAGCATACAAGTTCCCTCTGCATCTGTAGTCTCCCTTTCAGGTAATTCCTACACGGTTCCTGCCAGAACATTGGAGCGGAGTCTAGCTACAGAGTAA
- a CDS encoding response regulator, which translates to MRRYLPFKRSLVGTMLWLLVPSICYAAPLIQPKYADSMTLPFVVGLVALGVLFGLLWYNIFLAISTKERMFLYFSLIMVLLTILQTFSTYDRFFFHLTYNRVTIITHLLFMTFLLFFEELFSIREHNQKLLSFNRVNIVVIGGYVVLFLLLKILFPAAEGLHATLNFIRELFVFYTNALFLYTIIRAIGWMKREAILLLIAFIPPAFTTSVNALNIFPFMQSHKHFTTFLMQYNQPIGLSLQAILFSLAVGNRYNRIKMEKLQASREQELLAQRNTERTQFFLNMSHETRTPLTVILGLVRQLKIERTPLNTKQAELLLSAIERNSLILLRQVNHMLRLERNREGCVDVSLPVVSLTQFIVSTFSPIADEKGIALKLDTSGVDGNLGLLVRQEDYESLVMNLLSNALKYSGPDSSVLLSLAMEDTRGLSLSVADTGEGIAEADQTRIFEQFEVVDTHTSSMQTGLGLPLVKHIMEEYGGTVTLESRLGEGSKFTLNFPLSLQELSERTKPAESVLEQLYLSEFKHMELDIPESADVSTTILVVEDNDDLRWYIQSLLQPTYRVLSASSGQQGLELLSERSVDLIISDVMMPQMDGHAFLKEVRNRYGDEPIPLIFLTARDSVEEKIDSLAEGAIRYLTKPFRSEVLLAIIESILSHDQALIGSRIQQFREGLNVLLDAMEHPSHGQKRPYRDELVVACNLSEREKQVLHLIIEGKSDKEIGLELRLSVKTVANHNRNIYAKCKVSGRYELLAKLYGDI; encoded by the coding sequence ATGAGAAGATATCTCCCGTTCAAACGCTCTCTGGTGGGAACGATGCTTTGGTTGCTTGTCCCCTCGATTTGCTATGCAGCTCCCCTTATCCAACCCAAGTATGCCGATTCAATGACCTTGCCCTTTGTTGTTGGGCTTGTAGCTCTCGGGGTATTGTTCGGCCTGTTGTGGTACAATATCTTCCTCGCTATCTCCACCAAGGAGAGGATGTTCCTCTATTTCTCCCTTATCATGGTTTTACTGACCATCCTCCAGACATTCTCCACCTATGATCGCTTTTTCTTCCATCTTACGTACAATCGAGTGACAATCATCACCCACCTGCTCTTCATGACCTTCCTGCTTTTCTTTGAGGAGTTGTTCTCCATTAGGGAGCACAATCAGAAGTTATTATCATTCAATCGGGTCAATATCGTTGTCATTGGTGGGTATGTGGTGCTTTTCCTGCTTCTTAAAATCTTGTTCCCTGCCGCAGAAGGTTTACATGCTACGCTCAACTTCATCAGGGAGTTGTTTGTCTTCTACACCAATGCACTTTTTCTCTACACCATCATCAGGGCAATTGGGTGGATGAAGAGGGAGGCAATCTTGTTGCTGATTGCTTTCATTCCTCCAGCGTTCACCACCAGTGTTAATGCACTGAATATTTTTCCCTTCATGCAATCCCATAAGCATTTCACTACCTTCTTGATGCAGTATAACCAGCCGATTGGTCTTTCCCTGCAGGCGATACTCTTTTCCCTGGCGGTAGGGAATCGGTACAACAGGATAAAGATGGAAAAGCTACAGGCTTCCCGTGAGCAAGAGTTGTTGGCACAGCGCAATACTGAGAGAACCCAATTCTTTCTCAATATGAGTCATGAAACACGTACCCCGCTTACCGTCATCCTTGGCCTTGTAAGACAGCTGAAGATAGAGAGGACACCTCTCAACACAAAACAGGCTGAATTGTTGCTTTCAGCCATAGAACGCAATAGCTTGATCCTTCTGAGACAAGTGAACCATATGCTCCGCCTTGAACGCAACCGGGAGGGCTGTGTGGATGTCAGCCTCCCTGTTGTCTCACTGACGCAGTTTATCGTGAGTACCTTCTCTCCCATTGCGGATGAAAAGGGTATTGCATTGAAACTTGATACCAGTGGCGTCGATGGGAACCTAGGACTTCTGGTGCGCCAGGAAGACTATGAATCCTTGGTCATGAACCTTCTCTCCAATGCCCTGAAATACTCGGGTCCTGATAGTAGCGTGCTGCTCTCCTTGGCAATGGAGGATACAAGGGGACTTTCTCTCTCTGTTGCAGACACAGGGGAAGGCATAGCAGAAGCGGACCAGACGAGGATTTTTGAACAATTTGAAGTTGTTGATACTCATACTTCTTCCATGCAGACAGGACTTGGCCTTCCGTTGGTAAAGCATATCATGGAAGAGTATGGTGGTACGGTTACGCTGGAAAGCCGACTCGGTGAGGGGAGCAAGTTCACGCTCAATTTTCCGCTTTCCTTGCAGGAACTGTCTGAACGCACCAAACCTGCTGAAAGCGTGCTGGAACAGCTGTATCTCTCGGAGTTCAAGCACATGGAGCTGGATATTCCCGAGTCTGCTGATGTAAGTACTACAATCTTGGTGGTTGAGGATAATGATGACCTTCGCTGGTACATCCAGTCCCTCCTTCAGCCAACGTACCGTGTACTTTCAGCTTCGTCTGGACAGCAGGGGTTGGAGTTGCTTTCAGAGAGAAGTGTTGACTTGATCATCAGTGATGTCATGATGCCGCAGATGGATGGGCATGCATTCCTGAAAGAGGTGAGAAATCGTTATGGTGATGAGCCCATACCTCTTATTTTTCTCACCGCTCGTGATTCAGTGGAAGAGAAGATTGACAGCTTGGCAGAAGGAGCCATCAGATATCTGACCAAGCCGTTCAGGAGCGAGGTATTGCTTGCAATCATCGAATCGATACTCTCCCATGACCAGGCACTTATCGGCTCACGAATACAGCAGTTCAGGGAGGGGCTGAATGTCCTCTTGGATGCAATGGAACATCCCTCTCATGGTCAGAAAAGACCGTACAGGGATGAGCTGGTGGTTGCTTGCAACCTCTCTGAGCGAGAGAAGCAGGTACTGCATCTGATCATTGAGGGGAAAAGCGACAAGGAAATAGGGTTGGAACTCAGACTTTCAGTGAAGACAGTGGCTAATCATAATCGCAATATCTACGCAAAGTGCAAGGTTAGTGGACGCTACGAGTTGCTTGCCAAGTTGTATGGCGATATATAG
- a CDS encoding DUF4037 domain-containing protein yields MIEPFLKEFFVREEVEALVLSGSRTGLVSDELSDYDVYIYGERSVPRSFRRELAERFAEKAEVGNDYFGEGDELFLRDGTEVDLMYRSLSWAEGETERVWFQHQASVGYSTAFIHNLKTSKILHDPNGAFRDLQRRLETPYPQELRDAIIQKNYPLLRNKLTASFYEQIEKAIKRDDAVSQVHRTAALLASYFDVLFAYNRQTHPGEKQLVSWAKQTCTMLPLHFEKDLSLVTKSLGSEELLSCLSRLLDHLDEMLGTTSQKRV; encoded by the coding sequence ATGATTGAGCCCTTTCTGAAAGAATTCTTTGTCCGTGAGGAAGTCGAAGCTCTTGTGCTCTCTGGTTCCCGTACCGGGTTGGTCAGTGACGAGCTCTCTGATTATGACGTATATATTTATGGAGAGAGGTCGGTTCCCCGCTCTTTTCGCCGGGAGCTGGCAGAGCGGTTTGCCGAGAAAGCAGAGGTCGGCAATGATTATTTCGGGGAGGGTGATGAGCTGTTCCTCCGTGACGGCACAGAGGTTGACCTGATGTATCGTTCGCTCTCCTGGGCGGAAGGGGAAACAGAGCGTGTTTGGTTCCAGCATCAGGCCAGTGTAGGATACTCAACTGCATTCATTCATAACCTCAAGACATCCAAGATTCTCCACGACCCGAATGGAGCATTCAGGGACTTGCAGCGTCGTCTCGAGACTCCCTACCCGCAAGAACTCAGGGATGCTATTATCCAGAAGAATTATCCACTGCTGAGAAACAAGCTTACAGCAAGCTTCTATGAGCAGATCGAGAAAGCAATTAAGAGAGATGATGCAGTGAGTCAAGTCCATCGCACCGCCGCTCTTTTGGCGAGCTATTTCGATGTGCTTTTTGCCTACAACAGGCAGACCCACCCTGGGGAAAAACAATTGGTTTCCTGGGCAAAGCAAACCTGTACTATGCTCCCGCTTCATTTTGAGAAGGATCTCTCACTGGTGACGAAGAGTCTGGGAAGTGAAGAACTTTTATCCTGCTTGTCTAGATTGCTGGACCATCTGGATGAGATGCTGGGTACTACAAGTCAAAAGCGTGTTTAG
- a CDS encoding amidohydrolase family protein, translated as MHATTYEEIQAYIQDLSVIDTHEHLPSQQLGQTQQPDILAEYISHYFRYDLFSSGLSKELYTKARDLDIPLTTRWDLLQPYWESCRHTGFGRQLDTTAMELYGAAGITRENICELNEQYSKQISNKAYICELFKRMNIETCINDTENYQCDYDSPYAHPACRIDRLVHPRGMQELRNIEQISGIRINSFAQYIDACLIIVKQAIAQGAKSLKLGLSYTRSLSFPLTDYHTAKEASRAYLSGTATEMEPAAQHYILHAILSVANQAGWNIQVHTGLQAGNGNYLSHSDPLLLTNLFLAYPQVMFHLLHIGYPYQGQLAVLVKSFPNVLVDMSWVHVVSPHSSIQFLEELLETVPSNKILGFGGDSKVIDLVAGHVRMAKDNISACLSRLIEAQRIDMDQAKMLSKKLLYDNPKHAFDL; from the coding sequence ATGCATGCAACAACTTATGAGGAAATTCAGGCATACATACAAGACCTGTCAGTCATCGACACGCATGAACATCTCCCCTCTCAGCAATTAGGACAAACACAACAACCTGACATATTAGCTGAATACATAAGCCATTACTTTAGATATGATCTCTTCTCAAGTGGACTCAGCAAGGAACTCTATACCAAAGCACGAGATCTCGATATCCCACTGACAACTCGATGGGACCTCTTACAACCCTATTGGGAGTCCTGCCGCCATACCGGCTTTGGAAGGCAACTCGATACAACGGCAATGGAATTGTATGGAGCCGCTGGTATCACTCGAGAGAATATCTGTGAGCTGAATGAACAGTATTCCAAACAAATTTCCAACAAGGCATATATCTGTGAGTTATTCAAACGTATGAACATCGAGACATGCATCAATGATACGGAAAACTACCAGTGCGATTATGACAGCCCTTACGCCCATCCAGCCTGTAGGATTGATCGACTTGTACACCCTCGCGGGATGCAGGAACTCCGTAACATAGAACAAATATCCGGCATTCGTATTAACTCTTTCGCGCAGTATATTGATGCATGCCTGATAATTGTCAAGCAAGCAATCGCACAGGGAGCAAAATCCCTGAAGCTGGGACTATCCTATACAAGAAGCCTCTCTTTCCCCCTTACTGATTACCATACAGCCAAGGAAGCAAGCAGAGCATATCTAAGCGGTACAGCTACTGAAATGGAACCAGCAGCCCAACATTACATACTCCATGCGATTCTATCAGTTGCGAATCAAGCGGGCTGGAATATTCAGGTTCATACCGGTCTACAGGCGGGAAACGGCAACTACCTCTCCCATAGTGACCCATTGTTGCTCACTAATCTGTTCCTTGCATATCCCCAGGTCATGTTTCACCTATTGCATATAGGATATCCCTACCAAGGACAACTGGCAGTGTTGGTAAAGAGTTTTCCCAATGTTCTGGTTGATATGAGCTGGGTACATGTGGTCTCTCCCCATAGCAGCATACAGTTCTTGGAGGAGCTCCTAGAAACTGTCCCATCAAATAAAATCCTGGGATTCGGTGGAGACAGCAAGGTAATTGATTTGGTTGCTGGGCATGTAAGAATGGCAAAGGACAATATTTCAGCATGCCTCTCCCGACTCATTGAAGCACAGCGCATCGACATGGACCAGGCAAAGATGCTGAGCAAAAAGCTTCTCTATGATAATCCTAAACACGCTTTTGACTTGTAG
- a CDS encoding LacI family DNA-binding transcriptional regulator gives MGKRITVKDIAQHAGVSLGSVHCALSGKPGVSDSTRERIVQIANELGYRPNAIAASLKRKKLKIAAAIPALAGENRFYYQAIWEGVTDYINTLSDYNVELVSSPYYENEQNSQVVEMQNLMERDDISGLISVGYTPTKGLIGLQSVKDKHIPMVLVGNDVPHSGRLCCVLPNYRMVGRTMAELMVRVVGKDAPLLVCAGYVQIPSNYEVVEGFEEYLRESGCTNPVYKVHSSSTDKPEEVVCNLIKEKAIKGCCAVTARSSAMLGRVLEAYQLSDDVYSIGMDLFDETMDFLRRGVLSNLVQNNPYKSAYLATKILAEYLLKDIRPVMPTMYVGSEIVFPSNLLMYENGYYRLLM, from the coding sequence ATGGGGAAGCGAATTACAGTCAAGGACATTGCGCAACATGCTGGAGTCTCTCTTGGAAGTGTGCATTGTGCATTAAGCGGGAAGCCAGGCGTAAGTGATTCTACACGAGAGCGCATTGTACAGATCGCAAATGAGCTTGGATATCGTCCCAACGCTATTGCCGCATCGTTAAAACGAAAAAAATTGAAAATTGCTGCTGCTATTCCTGCCTTGGCTGGAGAGAATCGATTCTATTACCAAGCAATCTGGGAAGGTGTGACTGATTATATAAACACACTCAGTGACTATAATGTCGAGTTGGTCTCCTCCCCTTATTACGAGAATGAACAAAACAGTCAGGTTGTGGAGATGCAGAACCTGATGGAACGTGATGATATCAGTGGCCTGATTTCAGTGGGATATACACCCACAAAAGGCTTGATCGGTCTCCAGTCCGTAAAAGATAAGCATATTCCTATGGTCCTGGTTGGCAATGATGTACCACACTCTGGAAGATTGTGCTGTGTGCTGCCTAACTATCGCATGGTGGGACGAACCATGGCTGAGCTCATGGTGCGGGTGGTAGGTAAAGATGCCCCTCTGCTTGTCTGTGCCGGATACGTACAGATTCCTTCAAACTATGAGGTTGTGGAAGGATTTGAGGAGTACCTCAGAGAGAGTGGATGTACCAACCCGGTATATAAAGTGCATTCCTCATCTACCGATAAGCCGGAGGAAGTTGTCTGCAACCTCATCAAGGAAAAGGCGATCAAAGGGTGTTGTGCTGTTACCGCACGTAGCTCTGCCATGCTTGGTCGTGTCTTGGAAGCATACCAATTGAGTGATGATGTGTATTCGATCGGTATGGACTTGTTTGATGAGACCATGGACTTCCTTCGTAGGGGAGTGCTCTCTAACTTGGTACAAAACAATCCCTATAAGAGTGCCTATTTGGCAACAAAGATCTTGGCCGAGTATCTGCTCAAGGATATTCGCCCTGTCATGCCAACCATGTACGTTGGTAGTGAAATTGTGTTCCCGAGCAATCTGCTCATGTATGAAAACGGGTATTACCGGTTACTGATGTAA
- a CDS encoding TRAP transporter substrate-binding protein — MKKVFAMILCVAVLGSFVFASGNAETTDASGKKNYVLKYAELNPDGHIMDQAGDYFAKLVEEKSEGRIKIQVYPAGQLGDEKTMYQTLQMGGGAIDICRGNTNSLGDFGMKKLTLFGLPFIFRDRAHLWSVLNSPLGEEFLNEPEELDSGFVGLFYLDEGARNFFTAKNVVIDSIDDYQGLKLRVPTTDLMTETVSALGVQSTPISFSELYSALQTGTVDGAEQPHSGYYSNKFFEVAPNYILSGHTYSPSIVIMSASVYEKLDAEAQAILEEAAKETADWNRQSIEKLDNELLEKIKAAGANVVEVSDKTPYIEATADVVKKYAAGYETYYEQILSL, encoded by the coding sequence ATGAAGAAAGTATTCGCAATGATTCTGTGTGTTGCCGTTCTCGGTTCTTTTGTTTTTGCATCTGGTAATGCTGAGACAACCGATGCATCCGGTAAGAAGAACTATGTATTGAAGTATGCTGAGTTGAATCCTGATGGGCACATCATGGATCAGGCTGGTGATTACTTTGCAAAGTTGGTTGAAGAGAAATCTGAAGGTCGCATCAAGATCCAGGTTTATCCTGCTGGCCAGCTCGGTGATGAGAAGACCATGTACCAGACCCTGCAGATGGGCGGTGGTGCTATCGACATCTGTCGCGGTAATACCAATAGCTTGGGTGATTTCGGTATGAAGAAACTGACGCTGTTTGGGCTTCCGTTCATTTTCCGTGATCGTGCTCACCTATGGAGCGTCCTGAACAGTCCCCTTGGTGAGGAATTCCTCAATGAACCGGAGGAACTTGACTCTGGGTTTGTTGGCTTGTTCTACCTTGATGAAGGTGCTCGTAACTTCTTCACTGCCAAGAACGTAGTGATTGACAGTATTGATGACTACCAAGGGCTCAAGTTGCGCGTTCCTACTACTGATTTGATGACTGAGACCGTTTCCGCTCTCGGAGTACAGTCCACCCCCATCAGTTTCAGTGAGTTGTATAGTGCACTGCAGACAGGAACCGTTGATGGTGCTGAGCAGCCTCATAGTGGTTACTACTCCAACAAGTTCTTTGAAGTAGCTCCAAACTACATCCTCAGTGGTCACACCTATAGTCCTTCAATCGTCATCATGAGTGCTTCTGTATACGAGAAACTTGATGCTGAAGCACAGGCTATTCTCGAAGAGGCTGCCAAGGAGACTGCTGATTGGAACCGCCAGAGTATCGAGAAGTTGGACAACGAATTGCTTGAGAAGATCAAGGCAGCTGGTGCAAACGTAGTTGAAGTCTCTGACAAGACTCCGTACATCGAAGCTACCGCTGATGTTGTCAAGAAGTATGCAGCTGGATACGAGACATACTACGAACAGATTCTTTCTCTGTAA
- a CDS encoding TRAP transporter small permease, with amino-acid sequence MNHVTKFFDAVYWFFMTMCKLFFIAMVAITAYVVFNRYVIKNSLVWGEPVVLMCMVYMSLGSAALAIRKDTHIRMQIIDYLAPKKFIQVMRGAAHVSIFAFGIFMIVYGWQFSMLAKRNLMTGVGITSMWLYLACPFAGIAVVLMEVERFINFCYRITHGQTLEAETIKEQSKHMAEEAKHELEETT; translated from the coding sequence GTGAACCACGTTACAAAATTCTTTGATGCCGTTTACTGGTTTTTCATGACCATGTGTAAACTGTTTTTCATTGCTATGGTTGCAATTACCGCATATGTGGTATTCAATCGGTATGTGATTAAGAACAGTCTTGTATGGGGAGAACCGGTAGTATTGATGTGCATGGTGTACATGTCTTTGGGAAGTGCCGCACTGGCAATTCGCAAGGACACCCATATTCGTATGCAGATTATCGACTATCTTGCACCAAAGAAGTTCATCCAAGTGATGCGCGGTGCGGCACATGTCTCAATCTTTGCCTTCGGAATTTTTATGATTGTGTATGGCTGGCAATTTTCAATGCTGGCAAAACGTAATCTCATGACTGGAGTAGGTATTACGAGTATGTGGTTGTATCTTGCTTGTCCGTTTGCCGGAATTGCTGTTGTGCTCATGGAAGTTGAGCGTTTCATTAATTTCTGCTATCGCATTACCCATGGGCAGACTCTTGAAGCCGAAACGATTAAGGAACAATCGAAACACATGGCTGAAGAGGCTAAACACGAACTCGAGGAGACCACGTAA